Below is a window of Frigoribacterium sp. SL97 DNA.
TCCAGGTTGCACCGGGCCTTGGGTCGGTGTGAGCGACTCGTCTCGAGGCGAGCAAGTTCGTGCCGGCCGCGATGCCTTCTCCAAGAGGCATGAAGCGGCCACTCGCGACAAAGGTCCGAGGGCGCGCCTCTTCTTCGCCGTCGCGCCACTTCCAGATCTCACGGGCGCTGGCGGGGATGACGATGTCGTGAGCGGTCTCGAATTGGTCGATGTCGACGTCGTTGAGACCTGGACGAAGCCGCTGCAGGGTTGCGGGTGAGCTGAACGCCACGCTCTTGGCGTAGGCGTCCAGTTCATCCTGAATTGAGGCTGTCGTCACTAGTTCCCGTTGCAGATGTTGAGGGTCGGCACGCCCGAACCGGAGGGCATCGGAACGACCAGGTACTGCCGGTCGTTGGCAGGTGCAGCGTAGAGCCCGCATGTTGCGAGGAAGGAGTTGTAGTTGTAGCCCTCCTGCTGGTTGTGGGCCGCGTTGATCATTCTCAAGCTCGGCCGGGGGCTGGCGTCCCTGCCACCCTGTGCGGACGCGAAGAACGGGAACTCGTCGCACTGCTGCCCCGTGATGGACGAGCACTCGGGCTGCGAGGCGTACCACCCTCGCGGCGAGGTGTTCTCGGCCGCGGGCCGGTAGTCGAGCTGAACCCAGGCGGGGTAGGACGTGATGGCGTCGGCGTCATGGTCCGTCGCCTCGTCGGTCGTTCCGTCCTGGCCGACAACGAACATGCGGTCGCTCTTGCAGTCGGAGTACGCGTCGAGTCCAGCAGCTGCCATGCGGGCCAGGCACTGCGTGGCCACTGTCTCTGCATAGCTCGGGCTGAGAGCAGGGTTCGTGCTCAGCAGGGCCGACGCCACGGCGCCGACGCGCCAGAAGTCAGGAAGCCGACTCGGCAGGGTCGGCCCCGACGGCGGTGCGGGGTTCACCTGCTGGGTCCAAGCGGGGGCGGCGGCCGGAGCTGTCCCGGCGCCGACGTAGTAGAGCCCGACGGCTGAGAGGGCGGCGTCGCCACCTGCCGAACGGACTGCGAGCAGAACGGACCGAGCTGTGGCACCGGTCACTCGCGCAGTCTGAGAGCAGGCCAGGTACTGGTCCGAGACCGAGCTGCCCGACTGGTGGGTCCCCTTGACGAACAGCAGCCCGTCGCAGATGGCGCTCGGCGCGACACCAGCCAGAGCTGCTGCGAGGGCTTCTGCGTCGACGCCGTCGGAGAGGTGGTGGACGGTGAGTCCTGCGGGGCCAACTGGATCTGTGGGCTGTTGCGCCGACACGTGCACGGAAGCGGCCGAGCCACCGTTGAAGACACTGTTCGAGGAGTAGGAGTACTCCGCGCCGCCGCGGACGTCCCGAGCGGTGGCCTTCCACGACCCACCGGAGCCCTCGACCCACATCTCGACC
It encodes the following:
- a CDS encoding NucA/NucB deoxyribonuclease domain-containing protein; its protein translation is MHGKLANVGLMKTTWGSVRTTVAATAATALAAGFILAGAGAAQAAGPYDAVTSSSLRNFASAVEYVAMFGSGNYDDTEAADLSDWGWSEGGNPNTEVEMWVEGSGGSWKATARDVRGGAEYSYSSNSVFNGGSAASVHVSAQQPTDPVGPAGLTVHHLSDGVDAEALAAALAGVAPSAICDGLLFVKGTHQSGSSVSDQYLACSQTARVTGATARSVLLAVRSAGGDAALSAVGLYYVGAGTAPAAAPAWTQQVNPAPPSGPTLPSRLPDFWRVGAVASALLSTNPALSPSYAETVATQCLARMAAAGLDAYSDCKSDRMFVVGQDGTTDEATDHDADAITSYPAWVQLDYRPAAENTSPRGWYASQPECSSITGQQCDEFPFFASAQGGRDASPRPSLRMINAAHNQQEGYNYNSFLATCGLYAAPANDRQYLVVPMPSGSGVPTLNICNGN